Genomic window (Arachis hypogaea cultivar Tifrunner chromosome 13, arahy.Tifrunner.gnm2.J5K5, whole genome shotgun sequence):
AATTACAccactttttattctatttttagatTAATTTCTGACGTTCTCCGTCAACGTCTAGCAAGACAAAATATACTTCTATCTCAAATGTTCACTCCTCTCGAGGCATCAATCAAACAGAATATATATATTACCAGCTAGTactaattttcttttcttaatagcAAACGCGCAATTTTTTCGGTGCAAATTTGCATGTAGCCATCATAAGACAAAAAATACTTTACCTTACATAGTGAGTTTATTTTATCATTATTCACTTGTAAACGCTCGAAACTTACGATTTGTtaatcaaaaatactatttacatGTTAAAATCAGCTTCGttataatttaactaatttttaatatatattttaaattttaatgtatatttttttatatagataaTTTTAATGTACATCTAATATGATCATATTTTAATGTCATCAACTTCAACTGCATgaccataaataaaaaaataagaaaaaaaaaaccttgaaTTAGTGtggaacaataaaaaaaatcttctcaggattaaattctttcaaaatgaaaaaaattgacaaaataaaaactaaagatcTAATACATCATTAAATCAAATTCGAAATAGTAAAATTCAGATGTAAACTAAAAAATCAATGATATTAAACTCTCCAGGTAGCTGGTAGAGCATCATTTTCCCAACATCTTTTATATGCAGAGGGAGCGAATCTTCTCATTTAATTTTCCCAATCTATATAAAATGTCATATCATATTTCTTGTCTAGATTCCACCTTTTACTACAGTAGTAAGAATTTTCACACATATGAAAGCCGTGTGAATTTAAATAAGAACATCTATTTAACTACATAAACCGTAAAAGCCAGAAAATGTAGAAAATTGCATGTTATGGTTGATAATATAAAACCATTCCAATAATTGAAGCTGAACCACCGAAAATCCGAGTCATGAAGACTATTATACAAGTGTTCTGTATAAATCATATCACTAATAAGTGCTACAGTATATAGACAAAGTACTAACGTCATTTGTTTCTTCCACCGTTTTACATCCTAACGTATTCCAAAATGCTCTATTCAAGATATTTGGTCGCTTTCAAAATCTACTTTTACATCACCAGAGGTTAGAAATTGCTACTCCATAATGTTAATCAGACAATATCCACATTTCCCCCTTCATCAAGACCATCCACGTCCACATTCTCGTCGTCCCCCTCGTACTGCACGAGATTGAAATGGTCTTTAAGTCTTTAACAACAAATGTCTGATTTTCAATGCAATTAAGTGATTAACAATATACTTATGGTCATAGAAGAGTGTAAATTGCACTATACACCCTAAACTTTTGTGATGCAGAATTTGGAAAGTTTGAATACATGAAAATTGGATAACGCATAAACTTCATAATTTGAGTTTATAAGGCATAATAAAAGGCTGCCCgaaatttcatgcattaaagCCCTGTTTTCATTTGCATTTTGCAATGATGGCAGAAATGATTTTTATATATTGAATGTTAAAACATGTTTGACTGATACGTACGCAGGTCACAAAACCTTTACAGTAATCCTGTAATCATTTGCTTGATAAAAGGGGTTTTGTTTGCAAGTGTTAAGTTTATTGGGGACAATTGAACTTTTCTAAACTCGGGTATAATTTATATAAGTTCATAGTTGATGTGCATAGACAGCAATTACATTAGCATAATGAAACCACATTTTGTCAAAACAAAAATGCAGTATCTATAGAACAAAAGatcaaaagtaattaaattagtctgataagatttaaaaagaaaTATCTGAGGAATAACTAACCTGCGAATAATTGGTATGGGGAATCAATGCTGGGGGAAGCATTAGGGGTACGCCCTTCACCTCTAATGCCACTTCATTGTCATTTTCTGTATGTGCAATTTCGTTGAGGTCAATTCTGTCATCAAATACAATCTCAACTTCCTCGTCAAACACATGAGCTGCCATGCTTGTTGACGGCACTTCATTCCTAAATTCCTTCAACTTCACATTGATAGAGAAGAATAGACAAAGGTCAGCTTGAATGACAAAAGTCCACTTTGCAAAATATTAATTACACCATGCAGGGTATAGACAATAGAGCAGCttaatatatgaattaatttgaaaaatGGTAACACGAGGTTCACAGACAACCCAGGAAGAATTATAACACCTCAAAAGCATAGAGTGCCCACATAGATAGTGGCATAGCTACCAATAACTAATTGAATTTGTACCTTTTCTGAAGAAAGGTTGTCAGAAGAATTCAGCTTTCCTCTCTTCTGCTTGCTTTCAATATCTAAAGGCCTAGCATCTTCAGTTCCATCGTTTGGAGTTTCAAGGCCTACATTATCCTTGTCATTCAATTGAGCAGGCAAATTCCAACGAGATCGCTTCctgtttcttcttgtttcaaccgAATTCCCAACTTTTGATCTATCTGTATGCACGTAACAAGAATTCAGCTCAGTATACAAAATAGAGAGGCAATTGCAATAACCGTGAGTAATTACCAGAACAAAAGCGACAAAGAAGTCACAGCTCACAACAATTGTTACCATTTTTTTCACTGTAAACAGAACTGTTTCTACACTGTATTTTCCAAAACTACTACCTTGTTTTAACTCTTCCAATACATCCTGCTCAGCATGCACATGCAGCTTTTTTCCATGGGGAGATGCATCATTCTGTTCGGCATTATGTTTGGGGATTGGAGGATGACTATTATTCTCACCATTGCTTACAATATCAATGCTTAgatcttcttcctcagcaccaattcTAGCAATATCCGAGACAAGTTGATCACCAAGCCTTTGAAGTCGGACTTGTGATCTACATTAAACAACCATGTTGAACACAAAAATCGTCCcccaattaaaatagaaaaacataaataaataatcaattcaaGAAAAAAAGCATAGAGAGACATCAAACTATGAAAACAAACAGCAACGATATTATGTAACTTACCTCTTCAGTTCTTCTTGTAGCTGCGAATTATGATTGTACACTCTGATAAACTTCCTTATTCCAGAATTGATTCTGAATTTTCCattgaacaaaagaaaaatgccagGAAAAGGAACATTGTTGGCAATAAATGATTAATGCAAAGGGGTTATTAATTAAAAACACGTACATCTAGGAAAGATGCAGTACCTTTTACACTCCTCATTCTCTTTAACTAACTGAGCTTCAAGTTCCTGAATTCTAGAATTAAGGCTATCCACTTCTTGAGCACTCTCATCCAGGTAAACCTTTTTATATTCATACATTGAAAGTCAAAAAGGTATTGAATCGAATTTTCTCCCAACTCCAATAGGACCATTAGTAATTTAGTATCCATCAACTGAAAAGACGATGGattttcttttcctatttttatattAAGGAAATGAATTTGAAGGTGAATTCCATAAATATTCTCATGAAACAAACACCTCAGCGTCAGAAGCAGAGACACCTTGCCATAGCAGAATTCTAAAATGCACAAGCCCACATCATAAGAGCTAAGACCTAGCCACTGCCCCCACAAGACTATAAGCATCATTAGCCCCAACCAATCTAGGAAGAAACTTCAATAAAACCACTTCTGAGAAATAATTTCAAATAGCACAAACTTACAAAACAATTAGAAATATGCATGATAGTTGAGATAGCCAACCTACCAAGTGTTTAGATAACAAAGACAAAACATATAGAGAAGCCtgagaattaaaagtaaaatgCAACTAAGAGATATGAATCTAACCGATAGTTGGAATTTTCGGTCCTCAAAAGTCCTGATATCCAACTGTACTTTCTTTAACTGCACACAGTTCCAAGAATTAATAACGTAAACAAGTTTTCACAGAACACGTAAGATGATTTTGAGAATGAATTtctgaaagaaaaattaaaaacctgCTCCTCAAGTGTATTTCTAGAACAAGAAGAAACGAATTTTCCTTCTTTAACCGGTTCTTGAATTCTATCTGAGACTTTCAAGCTTGCAGAAATATCACTTTGGCCAGTAATGCCCTGTTTTCTCCAATGTCTTCTGTCACTGCGATGGCAATAACTGATATTTAGACAAATAGATTGATCAGAATCCGAAATAAAATGAAATGATGAATGAACGAATTGAAGATTGGCCCTGAGAGAGGCATATTCCAGTCATTAAGTTTAATATTTGAAGTTCCCTCATGTATCATATGCTGAACATGGTTAAGCCTGTAACTCTAATTATTAAACAACACTTTCCGAGCAACTAGAGAACATGGAAAGTTCACATTGCCAATTTAAGTCTACTTAGCATGCATGCTGCTTCTAAATTTTTTCATCTCTTATGAATCACGATGATGCATTGATTATCGCCCAATAGTTTGGCAGTCTCCACTCCCTTCAATGGTTGCCTCTCCCAAATCAATGTCAAATTgcaaatcttttcttttcaaagagaATAATAATTTCCTGTTTCTCTCAAATATggcatattttaatttaatacacATTCACATTTCAACAACGACCAAATAGTAGACAACAATGCTGAGTTGCTAAAAGCTCGAAGGCAGTAAGTCATACTATCAATAGTGATTCATGTTAAATTACCTTTTTTTCTCCATGGATCTTGACGGACTGTGTTCTACAATTTTCAATTCAAGGAAGATTAGGAAACAGGAAAAGGAGAAAATCATTAAGTAAACAACACGTGCATTTGCATGTATAAGAACAAATGCACTCGTATAAATGATGTGCCTCAAACTACACACATGAAAAGATTGAAGCAAATGCACCTATAAAAAAGTTGTCTCAAACCATAGGtattaagaaacaaaataaacataccCACAAACAAAAACTGTGCCTCGAATCATAGATATTAGTTGCGCTGCAATAGTGCGTGATAACAGCAGAGCAGAGGGTAACTGCTATTTCAATGACAGAATATCGTTTTTGCAGTTGCAGCTGTAAAGGCGTAGTAGTGGACTTTATTTGGTTTGTTGTTGGAGATCCTATTTTGCCCCATATTTCTTACCATTATTGACATAATGAGAGAGCATTTAAATAATTTCCAtttcctcttttctttttaattgttttaaaggAATACCttaggggtttttttttttttttgtgaactgGATCCTTTCTCCTCACTCTCATTTGGCTCTCTCTTCTGGCGGCACTACATCAAGCAGTGCTCACATCTGACAAACAAGAACAACACCAAACCACCATCAGgttcttccttttttcttctaTTTCCCTCTTTGATTCTCTTGCCCTCTCTGTctgttttattttaatattttccaTCTCCATCTCTCAATGTCCTAtactttttcttccttttagcCTCTACTCTCTAGGTTATTGTGGCTGCTGCTCCCGTCGATTTCTGGTTTATGTTTTAACCATTGAGGGTTTTTTAGTTATAGACTATGGAAGGGTTTATGATACTTCATTATTGATAATGAATGAGTTTTATTGCCCATGActtttttttaaacatttataTATGTCATAAGGACGGCATGAAACTACCTGTAGTTTTTCAAATAACAGGCATCTGAAATTGACAGCCATGCCTCAAACAATACCTTGCTTAAGATCTAGTTTCGAGATTTTAGAAAGATCATTCTTGCAATGtaagaaaaaggtaaaatttaTAAATGGAAATAAAAACCATTTATTGAGTGTTACTAAAGCTGCAGTGCTAACACCAGAACAGAACTACATTAAGAATTAGTAAAGAAAACAATGAAAGTAAACAGAGATATGAAGATGCATCTGACCATGAATGGCCTGGTGTCCTCTACCATCTCGAGTTGGCGAGTGCCTTCGAGGTGATAAATACCTTCTGTCTAGTGTATCCCTCAAGTCATTGGCTAAGTCTTTCCTACCTGCAATAAGACAAGAAATTCCATTGCTACAGACCAAAATCAAAAGCAATGGatgcaaacaaaataaaaatacaaaaaacaatAACAAGACCACACTTACCATTAACTGGAATAATAAGAGAAACTGAGAAACATAATAATGAATAGTAATAGAGCCTCCCTGATGAGAGCAAAAAGGGAACAGAAACTAGCAGCCCTCATACTATGACAGATATGGTAAAACCCATGTATGTAGTTTTAGCTTTGGAGTGTAATCAAGGTAACAATGGGTTAAGGACAGTTCAGATCCTCATCTTGATAAGCAGTAACATATGAATTTAATGATTTCAATCTCAAATGCAGAGATATATCCAAGATGCTTAGTAAACCAAAAAAACAATCCACATGCTATCAGACTTGATTTCTCCGGACATCATTTCTGTTAATGGTTCCACTTTGCCATTGCCCAAGTAGCCACAGTAAATACAGAAATATCAGTCAAAATGAACAACATAAGCTCCATGCATTCTGGCAGTAGAATTTGGGCATAAAATAATTGGGAAATTTGCTGAACTTGCTTCTGATCAAGATATAATGCAAGCAGACATATCCACATGAGCATAATCATGATCCTTCACGAAACACAGTAGTTCCACATATTCATGTAATGAAGCATAAAAATGGTTGACAAGAAAATGCTATGCCAAGACTAGTTTCAACCAGAAGCATCCATCCTGAAGAACCACTCATCTAAAATGAAATGCCCATACTGCTGGAAATGCAACAGTTTCAACAAGGTAATGTGATGATGTCCTATCCTTGACAAACTAATTTGACATTATTCTCATATGCTACTTGTTATTGCATATCTAAGCTTCTGGCTATGCTGACACAGAATCAAAGTACATCAGGTCCAGTATGTCAGATATGTATTGAGATCCTCACTCCTTTAAGAAATATGGAATCCAGCTAAACAAATTGAAGAATAGTGTATCAAAAAACAAGGCAGCGAATAGGGCTATGATTAAATATTTGACTGGAAATACTGTGAGAGCAACAGTGGGACCAATAGCCACATTAGAGTGAAAAGAAGCCGTATGGAAAAAGATTGATCGAAGATATACCGCCTCCGCAAAGTGCATGACTATAGACATTTGGGTAAGTTGGTATTACCACTTTCATGTGAAGGTGCAAATTAACTAGTTGAAAACGCACTacgtatttgaaaataaaaaagagaaagaagttgGAACGATAACAAATTAAGAAAAGCAGTGGTTGTGATGATACACAAGCAACTATAGGCTGCGCCAATATACAATCAAGAATAGAGTAACCAAGAAGAATGATGGATTTGACCATTTCAAAAAATaacattctcaattttttttatggcATAGGCAAGATAAATGGCAACAAAACAACATTTAATGATTAACCAATGCGATCATGGTCCTCTTACCCATTGTTTCTTTATTGAATTTCAATAAGAATCAGTCCAGCACACAGATACTCAAACTGCTCAGGTTCACTTTATTTTTATGTGcataaattcaaataatatgcccatatctaaaatattttaaactacCTAACAGCTAACTGCATTGAGCATAAAAACCCTCGTGCTGCATCTCCTTTCTGTTCATGCATGACTTTCCTAGTCTGATAAATTTCTACTCAAATAAAAAACAAGCACAGAGTCACAGTATAAAGAAGCTTCATCCTTCGTCCAAGGAGCTACACCATACATTATTTGACAAATACTGAGAAACAAAACGAACTGAAATCAATCAACTACACATTTTCTTCTTCAAGAAACTTACACCAAAACATTATTCTCGACAAACAAAAGGAACCTAACCTAACCCAGTCAGTTATTAACATGTGAAAGGCAATTTCACCCGAATAAATTCAAGTAATACTATCAGAGTGTcccacacaaaaataaaaataaacaagcaattcaaagatgaaaagttttaCCATTATAAGTGGCAGAGAACCTTCGCAACTCAGCATTGCCATGCGCAAAGTTGCAATTATGACGCGTGCAGCGTCCTCTCTGATAAGGAACACATAACCTTGTCTTGAATTGCTTTCGTTCAACCATCTTCCTCTTCAGCTCTAATCAGACTCCACGAAAAAAGaagccaaaaagaaaaagagttgtgTTGTGCCAAAAGAAGCGATGACAACAATCAATATCAGTGTTTTAGTTCCCGCGCGAACAAGTAACCCTAAATTCCAAATTTCCCAAACACAATGCCTCTTGCTGTGAAAATGCCACAAAACGAATAATATCAACGAGAAAAACAAGAACCCGTTAAAAGAAATTGAAGCAAACAACAAAAACTGTATTAAGAAAAAGGGAACGGTGTTTTCTTGTTGAGCAGAAATCGATGAGGAGAATGAAAAGACAAACTCGGCAAGAAAGTGGTACCTTGGTTGAAATTTGAAACTGAAAGAAGAATGTGAAGTCACAACAGAGAAGGAGTGACACTGAAAGTGTAGAATGGTTTtcgtttttgtttttttactttttttttttctttagaagACTTGACTTTTGGTGTTGGTTGGGTTGTTTAGTTCCCGCGTGACCCGACCCGAATCGTATTCTGTGccacttttttgttttttggtcaGTGCTACTTTGTAGTTTGTAAAAGCTTTTCGATGTTAGGGCTTTGTGgacgtttattttttaaaatattcgtTAAATTTTGGTATAACATTCAGATATTGAATTTTACggtgtttttaaaattttggagACAGAATAATATATTCTTAGCTTTCTGTcccagaatttaaaaaataaaaaatttccatAAAATCGAAGCATATTATTCTAttcccaaaattttaaaaaatattataaaattcaataattgagtgttacatcaaaaattttttaataactaaaaaaaattaaccttTTTTGGCCAATATTTCCCaaaatataaattagttattgACGTTCGCAAATGggccaaattatttttttttaaagattagctaaagacacatgataaaattagtaataataaatatttaaattttttaataaatgaaatttttatcttttatatatttttttaaatgataattttaatattcatcctaataaatatattttagccaATTACGTTTTTTTCGCATAAGCATTGGTGTTCAATCTTAGGTTTGGTTCaagtttgaaagaaaaataaattgcttATAACTATAAACTTAACTTTGATTTTATTTAGATTGGTGTTGTTAGGAATATTATATGCAGTGATACAATTTAACTTTTAATGTCATTACATTAGATCAACTATtggtattttaataaaattacataagCATAAATCTAATTATGTTATAGGAATATTTAAAagggattaattaaaaaaaaattcaaccataCTACAAAAAGACCAAAAtcaatcattaaataatttatttattctgCTATCATaagtttgattattttaataattaattattttattcttaaaaggtgtaaaataacatatataaatatacacaaatatatgatattagatttttgtgttcatgaattatttataaataaaattaaaggtaTTTGCATATAACTTCAAAAAGAATataattttgtttataaaaaactTTTATTATAAGCAaacaacatatttaaaaaaaattgaaaaaatattttagtgaattgtctattaaaaaaatatttattatattttttatccaaACACAATtgctttttataataaaaaaattttaaaaacaaatttagaaaaagaaattgaTCCTTGAAAAACTACCCCTAGATcaatttgattttcgaaaaatcagaAATTTCAAATTAACCCGTAAAACAAAACATGCAACCATAAAATCATATTTGTCCCTTAAAAGACCAAATTGTTTGGTATCAAACAATTAATATATCCGCTAACCTATCAATACGACAATGCCATATCAAGATTGGTGAACATCATCAGGAAAATTCCATGGCAACAAGTATTTTTGTTCTTCAATAACCAAACAGCTTGTTTCATAGAACTTTTCTCCTTGAAAAGACTAACCACAGTTTATCCTCAAACCAAACATTACCTAAAAGAGAAAAGATATCTACATATCCAACCAACTTCATATTAGAAGTAACTAAATGTTAAATatactcactctctctctctctctttatcaaATTATGTCTAGATACATAAGTTGGACCATCTCAATTCTCAAAAAAGTATTGTCATGCCTACAACATGAAAGAGAAGCAAATACAATAAGAACAAAAGTTCGGTAACAACAACAAAATGTTAGAGGATGGTCATTAACAATTGTCCCTGGTGGCATATCATTTAACTATGATCAGATACAAAAATCTTTAAGAAAACTTGCCCCTTGACAGTTAAAAGACCTAAGAGCATGGGCTGTGATCCATTTCAATGCACAATTTCAAACCAAatttgcaaaaaagaaaaaagtataaagaaagaaattTCTTCCTTATATCATTATACAGGGATACACAAACAAACTAATCTTGAAAATCTAACCTAGTTCTCAAATATCTAACAAACAGGAAAAATGTATGGCAACCGAGATGCAAACACAAACAAActaatctgtttttttttttttaatgaattatatctCATTTTTAGTTGTTTGAATTTCATATGGATCCAAAGAAATGTTCCAAGGACGGAGCACAGAACACATTAGCAGCAGCTCGTTCTGGTCTAAAGGGTGCAACATGAAGTTGATACTTGATGAATCTCTGCAAACATCACAAGGTGTTAATCATTAGATGATATGAATTAGGATGGTATTTTAGGCCCAGAAACAAATAATATGCTGGCATAACAGCTATCTTGCAAGAGCACGAACTCAATTATTGCTGAATATAGTTGAGATTAAACAGTAACATACTGCTAGCTGAGAAATGATTTCAGGATTTGAGTCAACATGCCAATCTGGTTCCAATTGTCGAACAAACGATGACCGTCCATTCTCTGTGCTACAGAAGAGGACCTGATTACAGGTACCAGAGATAAAAAAAATGGTTATTGAGAAGCATCcagattattttaatttataacttgcaaaaaaaaaaaaaaaaacaacaacaacaacaataatttaaaaaaaaaaaaaaaacagagacaaATTTCAATCACACCACTTATTATCAGAATTCAGAACTACTACAAGGATCAAACAACCATATAATAATTTACCATAGATCATGTATGAATTTAAACCTTTAAACTTTAATCTACTCTCCTCAGGTATTACGAGATCTCTACCAATAACTACAACAGTACCTTTCATTTAAACTTTACAATGCAACATTTATATACCTTGTCTTTGACTAAACCACCTGAAGTAAATATCCCAGCATCTTCTAATGCAGCAAGAACTCTCTTCTGCAGAAATAATTACACCAAAGAAGAGAAGTATATTAAGTTTTGATGATCTGAAACATAACAGCTGAGCAATAGTATAAACTGCATCTAATGTGAACAGTTGATAATCAATTTCATTAAGCTCATCGGAATCAGAGAAGAAACATGGACACCAAATATAGACTGATAAATGACATACCTCACTTTCATCGTCCAAGACTCTTTCCATGagatataaatcacaaaattttgtTATTTCCAACAATACTTCCAGCACAGAGGACTTCACAGTTGCTTGTTTCTGTCAAGAACAGAATGAACCACACTGATATCTTGGTTCACATTAATGACTTAGACAAAAGTATAAAAAAGGAACAATCTCACCACCTGAAGCTCCTCTGGACTAGTTTCCTCTAGGATCACTCCAAGAAGACGACAAGTAACCTGCATAGAACCCAAAATAGAGAATAACATTCAGCATTACAAAACATGGAAAAATGACTATAGCAATGTCTAAAGTGTAACAAATCCAGTAATTCTAAATTTGCATCATTTCATCATGTACCTATGTTGCTCAAAGTCAATTGGGAAACAAGTCTTATTTTGTGTTTACaaccgaaaaaaaataaataaatacataaaaatgacaGAGAGACTAATAGCATCTATCAACATACATCATTAGTAATTAAAAGCATTGATAATGCAAAAACACTCCTCCCAACAGATTACTATGATCAATAATTCTATTTTGTGTTTCTTCCCAGAAAAAGTATGTTCAGGAAATTTCTAACCTTTCAAGTTATTTTGTCACATAACTTAGGGATCACAAAAAGCAATTTTagtgaaaaattatatataaacctAAAATCAGGGTACATTTAATTACCTTTCTTCCTTCACTCAACCTCTGCCTCACAATCTGGCCCAACGATGGCTGGAAAAAATGGCAGAAAAAGTAAGCTAAGAATAGTGAACCAACTATACATGAAGCAACCAAACTAAAACAAGGCAAAGACATTTACTTTGACTGGCTGAAAGAACTCATCAACAACATTTTGTGCCCTTGAATCCTCTGATGTTGAACAAACCCCAGAAGGAACCACCACAGCATTTGAATGTGCACTGACTCCAGGTGTGCTGGAAGAAGCAACTTGTCGTTTTTGTTGCCTGCGTTGAGACACAGAAGGTGATCTCAACAGCCTCCAGGTGAAAAAAATTGCAACAGCAAGGCCCGCAACAGCACCAATAGAGTGTGTATCCTAACACCAAGTTGAGCAAAATGAGAACCCAATAGGTTTGCACAAAGATAGTAATTTTCCTCTATATTACACTACCAGTCAAGGCAACAATGAGAGGTTCACTAAACCAGTAGGAGGTGATAAGTTCTACATACACTGCTATTCCATAGCGCATATTACAACGCCAACCGAGTAAGTTGCATCAATGTAAGAAACATAATCCAACAAAGAAATACACACTCATTGTACACATAAAGGATCAGACTCAAGTCCTACATTGTTATTGTTCGCTAAAGTCATAGCCATGAATTGAAAAACCAGTTAGTTCAACTACAATTACTCAAAAAAAAGGTAGCCCAAGCAAATAAGCAATTCAAATTCAGCACTAATCAATGTCAAACAAGCtacaaaaatttcatatttttcatacaGACAAGAAACACATGAATAAAAACTGTAACCCTAAGACTGTATTTAAGTGCCCATAATGACATTCCTGTTTCGCTATCCTAGTCCCTCCAAAACTTTCAACTGAAATAaccgaatttaaaaaaaaatcaccaattaaaaaaaaactaaacagaGAAACTTAAAAACTCTCTATTTGAGCTAAGAATTGTACCATCCCCAATCATTAAAGAAGAAAAGCTCGAAATTCACACAGAAGGTTTTTTTTGGGGGTGGGACACTACAAAGAAAAAGATGGAATCTTGTGgaatcagagagagagagagtacaaGGTTGTTGAGGGAAGAGGAGAAGAGGTCGGAAATCTTGAGAGTGAGGCGCTTGATGAGCTCTAATAACTCCTCCTTCGAGCTCTCCGCCATGGCAGAAAcaacaactc
Coding sequences:
- the LOC112737551 gene encoding zinc finger CCCH domain-containing protein 13 isoform X2 gives rise to the protein MVERKQFKTRLCVPYQRGRCTRHNCNFAHGNAELRRFSATYNGRKDLANDLRDTLDRRYLSPRRHSPTRDGRGHQAIHEHSPSRSMEKKSDRRHWRKQGITGQSDISASLKVSDRIQEPVKEGKFVSSCSRNTLEEQLKKVQLDIRTFEDRKFQLSVYLDESAQEVDSLNSRIQELEAQLVKENEECKRINSGIRKFIRVYNHNSQLQEELKRSQVRLQRLGDQLVSDIARIGAEEEDLSIDIVSNGENNSHPPIPKHNAEQNDASPHGKKLHVHAEQDVLEELKQDRSKVGNSVETRRNRKRSRWNLPAQLNDKDNVGLETPNDGTEDARPLDIESKQKRGKLNSSDNLSSEKLKEFRNEVPSTSMAAHVFDEEVEIVFDDRIDLNEIAHTENDNEVALEVKGVPLMLPPALIPHTNYSQTFVVKDLKTISISCSTRGTTRMWTWMVLMKGEMWILSD
- the LOC112737551 gene encoding zinc finger CCCH domain-containing protein 13 isoform X1; the encoded protein is MVERKQFKTRLCVPYQRGRCTRHNCNFAHGNAELRRFSATYNGRKDLANDLRDTLDRRYLSPRRHSPTRDGRGHQAIHEHSPSRSMEKKSYCHRSDRRHWRKQGITGQSDISASLKVSDRIQEPVKEGKFVSSCSRNTLEEQLKKVQLDIRTFEDRKFQLSVYLDESAQEVDSLNSRIQELEAQLVKENEECKRINSGIRKFIRVYNHNSQLQEELKRSQVRLQRLGDQLVSDIARIGAEEEDLSIDIVSNGENNSHPPIPKHNAEQNDASPHGKKLHVHAEQDVLEELKQDRSKVGNSVETRRNRKRSRWNLPAQLNDKDNVGLETPNDGTEDARPLDIESKQKRGKLNSSDNLSSEKLKEFRNEVPSTSMAAHVFDEEVEIVFDDRIDLNEIAHTENDNEVALEVKGVPLMLPPALIPHTNYSQTFVVKDLKTISISCSTRGTTRMWTWMVLMKGEMWILSD
- the LOC112737551 gene encoding zinc finger CCCH domain-containing protein 13 isoform X5, translating into MEKKSYCHRSDRRHWRKQGITGQSDISASLKVSDRIQEPVKEGKFVSSCSRNTLEEQLKKVQLDIRTFEDRKFQLSVYLDESAQEVDSLNSRIQELEAQLVKENEECKRINSGIRKFIRVYNHNSQLQEELKRSQVRLQRLGDQLVSDIARIGAEEEDLSIDIVSNGENNSHPPIPKHNAEQNDASPHGKKLHVHAEQDVLEELKQDRSKVGNSVETRRNRKRSRWNLPAQLNDKDNVGLETPNDGTEDARPLDIESKQKRGKLNSSDNLSSEKLKEFRNEVPSTSMAAHVFDEEVEIVFDDRIDLNEIAHTENDNEVALEVKGVPLMLPPALIPHTNYSQTFVVKDLKTISISCSTRGTTRMWTWMVLMKGEMWILSD
- the LOC112737551 gene encoding zinc finger CCCH domain-containing protein 13 isoform X6; translated protein: MEKKSDRRHWRKQGITGQSDISASLKVSDRIQEPVKEGKFVSSCSRNTLEEQLKKVQLDIRTFEDRKFQLSVYLDESAQEVDSLNSRIQELEAQLVKENEECKRINSGIRKFIRVYNHNSQLQEELKRSQVRLQRLGDQLVSDIARIGAEEEDLSIDIVSNGENNSHPPIPKHNAEQNDASPHGKKLHVHAEQDVLEELKQDRSKVGNSVETRRNRKRSRWNLPAQLNDKDNVGLETPNDGTEDARPLDIESKQKRGKLNSSDNLSSEKLKEFRNEVPSTSMAAHVFDEEVEIVFDDRIDLNEIAHTENDNEVALEVKGVPLMLPPALIPHTNYSQTFVVKDLKTISISCSTRGTTRMWTWMVLMKGEMWILSD
- the LOC112737551 gene encoding zinc finger CCCH domain-containing protein 13 isoform X7, whose translation is MEKKSYCHRSDRRHWRKQGITGQSDISASLKVSDRIQEPVKEGKFVSSCSRNTLEEQLKKVQLDIRTFEDRKFQLSVYLDESAQEVDSLNSRIQELEAQLVKENEECKRINSGIRKFIRVYNHNSQLQEELKRSQVRLQRLGDQLVSDIARIGAEEEDLSIDIVSNGENNSHPPIPKHNAEQNDASPHGKKLHVHAEQDVLEELKQDRSKVGNSVETRRNRKRSRWNLPAQLNDKDNVGLETPNDGTEDARPLDIESKQKRGKLNSSDNLSSEKLKEFRNEVPSTSMAAHVFDEEVEIVFDDRIDLNEIAHTENDNEVALEVKGVPLMLPPALIPHTNYSQYEGDDENVDVDGLDEGGNVDIV